CCGAGAAGGCCACCCAATGCGCGCTGGATGCGATCCAGCTGCTGGGCGGCAACGGCTACATCAACGAGTATCCGACCGGCCGTCTGCTGCGCGACGCAAAGCTCTACGAGATCGGCGCCGGCACCAGCGAGATCCGCCGCATGCTGATTGGCCGCGAGCTGTTCGCCAAGACGGCTTGAGCTTCGCGCCGGCGGTCGCGCCATGGCGCGATCGCCTGACGTCCCCGATCCTGTCAGCTCCTCCAACGAAACGTGCAACACAGATGCCGCTTCATTCGACCATCGATCCGACATCTTCCGAATTCGCCCGCAACGCCGACGTGATGCGCGGCCTGGTCGCGGAGCTCCGCGACAAGCTCAACCAGGTGGCTGGCGGCGGGGGGGAGACCTCGCGCAAGCGCCACACCTCGCGCGGCAAGATGCTGGCGCGCGACCGCGTCGATCTGCTGGTCGACCCGGGCACCGCGTTCCTCGAATTGTCGCCGCTCGCTGCCAACGGCCTCTATGGCGGTGACGTGCATTCGGCGAGCGTCATTACCGGCGTCGGCCACATTGCGGGCCGCGAATGCATCATCGTTGCCAATGACGCCACCATCAAGGGCGGCACGTACTATCCGATGACGGTGAAGAAGCACCTGCGCGCCCAGGACATCGCGCGGCAGAACAATCTGCCCTGTGTCTACATGGTGGATTCCGGCGGCGCCTTCCTGCCGTTGCAGGACGAGATATTTCCCGACGAGCGGCATTTCGGGCGCATCTTCTACAATCAGGCCCAGATGTCGTCGCAGGGCATCCCGCAGATCGCGATCGTGATGGGCTCGTGCACGGCGGGCGGCGCCTATGTGCCGGCGATGTCGGACGAGAGCATCATCGTGCGCAATCAGGGCACCATCTTCCTCGGCGGCCCGCCGCTGGTGAAGGCCGCGACCGGCGAGGTCGTCACCGCCGAAGAGCTCGGCGGCGCCGATGTGCATTCCCGCCAGTCCGGCGTGACCGATCACTACGCCCAGAACGATGCGCATGCGATCGGCATCGCGCGACGCATCGTCGGCACGTTGAAGCAGCCGGCGAAGGCAACGCTCAACATGCGCGCCGTCCAGGAGCCGCTGTTTCCCGCCGAGGAGATCTATGGTGTGGTCTCCGCCGACGGGCGCAAGCCGTTCGACGTCCACGACATCATCGCGCGGATCGTCGACGGCTCCGAATTCGACGAATTCAAGAAGCTTTACGGCACCACGCTGATCTGCGGCTTCGCCCATATCTGGGGCTATCCGGTCGGCATCATCGCCAACAACGGCATCCTGTTCAGCGAGAGTTCGCTGAAGGGCGCGCATTTCATCGAGCTGTGCTGCCAGCGCGGCATTCCCCTGGTGTTCCTGCAAAACATCACCGGCTTCATGGTCGGCAAGAAATACGAGGCCGGCGGCATCGCGCGCGACGGCGCCAAGCTGGTGACAGCGGTTGCGACCGCCGGCGTGCCGAAATTCACCGTGGTGATCGGCGGCTCCTACGGCGCCGGCAACTATGGCATGTGCGGCCGCGCCTACAGCCCGCGCTTCCTCTGGCTGTGGCCGAACGCCCGCATCTCGGTGATGGG
The window above is part of the Bradyrhizobium sp. PSBB068 genome. Proteins encoded here:
- a CDS encoding methylcrotonoyl-CoA carboxylase — its product is MPLHSTIDPTSSEFARNADVMRGLVAELRDKLNQVAGGGGETSRKRHTSRGKMLARDRVDLLVDPGTAFLELSPLAANGLYGGDVHSASVITGVGHIAGRECIIVANDATIKGGTYYPMTVKKHLRAQDIARQNNLPCVYMVDSGGAFLPLQDEIFPDERHFGRIFYNQAQMSSQGIPQIAIVMGSCTAGGAYVPAMSDESIIVRNQGTIFLGGPPLVKAATGEVVTAEELGGADVHSRQSGVTDHYAQNDAHAIGIARRIVGTLKQPAKATLNMRAVQEPLFPAEEIYGVVSADGRKPFDVHDIIARIVDGSEFDEFKKLYGTTLICGFAHIWGYPVGIIANNGILFSESSLKGAHFIELCCQRGIPLVFLQNITGFMVGKKYEAGGIARDGAKLVTAVATAGVPKFTVVIGGSYGAGNYGMCGRAYSPRFLWLWPNARISVMGGEQASMVLSQVKRDGIEAKGESWSAEEEDKFREPIRAQYEKQGNPYYATARLWDDGVIDPADTRLVLGLGLSAAANAPIEPTKFGLFRM